The nucleotide sequence CCGCACCGGCCGGCGCCTGAGCTCCGGCGTTCTGTTCTGCGCATCCGGCGGCCAGGCTCGCGACCGCGACGACCGCGGCCACCGACATCAAGCGTGTGATCTTCATCCTCGTGCCTCCGAGCGGGCGCCGCCCAGCGCCTCCGCGATGTGATCGGCCGACCGCAGCGTGAGCGCCGCGAACGTCAGCGTCCCGTTGGTGCAGCCAGCCGTGGGGAGCGTGGGCGCCCCGACGACGAACAGGTTCTCGTGATCGTGCGTGCGTCCGTGGCCGTCGGTCACGCTGGCGGCCGGGTCCGTGCCCATGCGGCAGCCGCCGGCGGGATGATCCCAGTAGGTGCCGATGTCCAGGTCGTGCATGACGCCGTTGTGATTGGCGGCCAGCCGCGCGAACACACCGCGGATGTGCTCCACCGTGGCCGCACGCCGCGCCTCGGTGGCCGCGTCGGCCCTGTGCGCGACCTTCGGCATCGGGTCGCCGTACTGATTCTTGTGTGCCGGGTCGAGCGTGAGCTCGCTCGTGCGGTCGGGGTGCACGTCGTAGTACGCGCGCACGCGTGCCGTCGCCCGGCGGGTCCGGGACCGCCAGTCGGCCATCAGCGCGTCGCCGAGCATCACGCGTCCTTCGGCGTCACGCAGCCGCGGCTCGCGGAACACCGGGCTTTCCCACACCCGCAGGTCGTGCCGGACGAATGGCTTCGTGCGATCCGCCCGGAAGAACTGCCTGGAGATGAGGCTGTGCTGCGGGTTGATGCCGGGGTAGACCTCGGCGTCCAGCTCGATCTGCGTCTGGACGAACGCGTGACCCGCCATGAACTTGCCGACGAGGCCCGACGAGTTGGCCAGGCCGTTCGGAAAGCGCCGGTCCGCGGAGAGGAGCAGCAGATGCGGGCTCCACGCATAGCCGGAGGCCAGCACGAACGTCTTCGCCCGGTACTCCACGGTTTCGCCGGGCCGATCGCGATGGAGTCCCTGCGCCGCCGCGATCCTGGGTGTCGCCCCGCCGCCGTCGGCGGCCACCAGCTTCCTGACGAGGGTGCGATCGTGCAGGGTGATGGTCTTCGCCGCCAGCAGACGCTTGAACGTCGCGTCGGGCGCGTAGCGGGCCTCGGTGGGACACACCGCACACGTGTTGCAGCGCCGGCACTCGCCGCGGCCGTCGTAGGGCCGCGTGTTCTTGGCCTGCGGCGTGCCGCCGAACGGAATCCCGCTCTTGTCCGCCCATGCCTTCAACTGCAGCAGGTTCCACGAGAGCGGCATGCCGGGCATCGGATACGGCTCCGAACGGGCATCCTCGGGAAACGGACTCGGGTCTCCGGACACGCCGATGCGCCGCTCCGCCTCGCAGTAGAAGCGTTCCAGCTCCGTCCACGCGATCGGCCAGTCGGTGGCGAGGCCGAACATCGATCGGAGCCGGGTGTCCTCCTCCGAGAAGCGGTTGGTGACGCCGCCCCAGTGCATGGCCGATCCGCCGACGACCATGGACCGGGAGATCACGCCCTCGCCCGCCTGGTCCGGAATGTGGTCGCCCGGCCACGGCGCCTCGCCGTACTCGAGCACGCGGCGGCGCTGCTCCCATCGCCGCTGGGCGTCGAACATCCGGTCGCCCGCCTCCACCACGACGATCGACGTCCCGGGGCGGCGCTCGGACAGCTTCCAGGCCAGGAGCGCGGCGGAGATCCCGCCGCCGATCACGACGACGTCGGCCTCGTAGCGCGGCATCATCGTCCCCCGGGGCCGAGCGCCGGCGGCCGGGCGTCCGAGCCCTGGAGCCCGCGGCACGCGTCGCGACCGATCGCGCGCGCATACGCGGCGTCGTTGGCGGCGGCGCCGCGGAAGTAGTGCGCCATCAGGTCCGTGGCGATGTGACCGCCGTTCGGCCGAACGGGCAAATCGCGAATCCCGGCAGCGTCGATGGCCTCGACGACGACGCGGCGCCGGTCGGCATCGGCCAGTCCCAGGAACGAGCCCCCGGCGCGTCGATCGAGGTCCGCCAGATGCCCGGCATAGCGGTCCGCCGGCGAGGCCGGCAGGGATCGCAACGCGGTGACGCCATACCCGGAGTCGCGCTCGGCGCCCGGCCGGTAGTCCCGCAGCCACTGGAGGAATCGCTCGACGGCCTGTTCCTGTCCCTGAGGCGTCAGCGTGGCCGGCAGCACGACCGCCGCGAGGGCGCGCACGGCGGGCAGGTGCGCGGGTCCGAAGGCGGCCTGCGCCGCAGCGGCGACCCGGCGGGGCCGCCCGACGGCCAGGCCCGCAAGGGCCGATTGCAGCAGTCTTCGCCGGGGCAGCATCGGCATCTCGGTGAAACTCTGGTGCATCCTGAGCCAGCGCGCGATGCGAGTCAAGCGTACGGCGGCAAGCGCGGTGTCCCCCGGGCTGCGCGGGAGCCACGCGCGCCACGGCCGCCCGGCGAAGTCCTGCTACGATGGAACCTCGCCCCCCGCCAACACCAGAGAGGCTCCTCACACGATGACCGCACTCACCCGTCTCGCGATCCGGTCCGTACTGCCGGCCACCGTCCTGGCCCTGTTTGGCGTCGCAGCGCCCGCGTCGGCGCAGACCATCGGCACGTTCCCCTTCGCGCTCCAGCCATACTGCAACCAGGTCACCATCACGATCACGCAGGAAGGCAGCACCTACCGCCTGGCGGGGTGGGACGACGCCTGCGGGGCCGCAAAGCGGTACCCGTTGCATGGCACCATCGTTCCGAACCCTGACGGCACGCTCCACATCTCGTTTACCGTCACGCGCACGAACGGCATTGCCGTCGAGACCAGCGTGCCCAACTTCAACGTCGGCACCTTGGGCGGCACCTGGACCGATAGCGCGGGGAACACTGGCCCCTTTCTGCTCGGAGGTGCGCCCGGCGGCAGCGGCGCCAGGCCCGGGCCCACGTCCACGATTCCCGCCAACTCCGTCACCACCGTGAACATCGTGGACGGGTCGGTGAACGCCGCCGACGTGAACGCCGCGCAGGTGCAGCTGCGGGTCAGCGGCTCGTGCGCGAGCGGCCAGGCCGTGCGTTCGGTGAACCAGGACGGCACGGTCGTGTGCGGCGCCGTCACCGGCCCGACGACCATGGGGAACGAGATCTCCGTACTGAACGGCATCACGAGCACCTGTGAAGAACTGGACGCGCTCTCGTTCGGCACGGTCCCGACGGGCACGCTGTCCTGCACAGCGGCGGTGAGTGCGAATTTCGGCCACACGAACGGCACCGTCGATCACCTGGAGTTCGACGTCGCGACCGTCACGAACGGCTGCAACGGCCTGAACCGGTCCGTCTTCGAGATGCCGGCCACCGCGGCCACGGAGGCCGGCATCGACGTGACCGTGCCCGTGCACCGCTGGCTCGGCACGGTCTCGGCCGGGCCGCTCACCGTCTACCTGAACGCGCGCACGCTCGGCACGACGGCGAACGTCCTCGCCTCGCAGTTCACCTGCACCTTCACGCCGCAGTAGCGGCGCCGTCGTCTGTCGCCGGGCCCGTCTCCGCGGCGCGGAGCGGGCCCGCGCCATGTACGGTCAGGCGGGACCGGCCAGCGACGCCGCCAGCGACGCGCCATCGGCGTAGTGGAGCAGCAGGCGATCCGCCTCGCCGACGGCCGTCACGAGCGTCGTGCGGTCCAGACGCCGCCCCGCCTCCGCCGCCGCTCGCCCACACTCCACGCGTAGCACGGCCAGCGACAGGTCGAGCCACCCCACCAGCCCACGCGCGGCGTCAGCGTGGTAGGTCAGCCACGAGCCGAAGGCGCGCG is from Vicinamibacterales bacterium and encodes:
- a CDS encoding GMC family oxidoreductase, which encodes MPRYEADVVVIGGGISAALLAWKLSERRPGTSIVVVEAGDRMFDAQRRWEQRRRVLEYGEAPWPGDHIPDQAGEGVISRSMVVGGSAMHWGGVTNRFSEEDTRLRSMFGLATDWPIAWTELERFYCEAERRIGVSGDPSPFPEDARSEPYPMPGMPLSWNLLQLKAWADKSGIPFGGTPQAKNTRPYDGRGECRRCNTCAVCPTEARYAPDATFKRLLAAKTITLHDRTLVRKLVAADGGGATPRIAAAQGLHRDRPGETVEYRAKTFVLASGYAWSPHLLLLSADRRFPNGLANSSGLVGKFMAGHAFVQTQIELDAEVYPGINPQHSLISRQFFRADRTKPFVRHDLRVWESPVFREPRLRDAEGRVMLGDALMADWRSRTRRATARVRAYYDVHPDRTSELTLDPAHKNQYGDPMPKVAHRADAATEARRAATVEHIRGVFARLAANHNGVMHDLDIGTYWDHPAGGCRMGTDPAASVTDGHGRTHDHENLFVVGAPTLPTAGCTNGTLTFAALTLRSADHIAEALGGARSEARG